The Montipora capricornis isolate CH-2021 chromosome 1, ASM3666992v2, whole genome shotgun sequence genome contains a region encoding:
- the LOC138059491 gene encoding zinc finger MYM-type protein 6-like codes for MAAVTIDEDYGDESNDEDAAEVKRSSKSKKAKTWHLHTFCDSWLKVPELSGWLSHAKRDGVKQAVCTVCNDHFKHPNKHALLRHASSDKHIKAMNAAKSRVNIGTFFKPKESSAPDIEELRAKAELLMVGFMAEHRTPFAQADHMVDMLKAMFPDSAIAQNMKLKRTKASYVMQDGVAFEEKHCVASICQKQYFSLLIDESTDVSVSQVLAIVVRFCQDSAVHDALLDIVEVEEGTADALYRAVKKLLNDKKLPLTNLVGFAADNCATMMGSASGFQAQLKADLPDVSKRMRDFALIQEAVKVVNHRILKMAQTRWLSRGMVVARILEQWEPLKLFFEAESPTDKVDGAANIFRVMVTPGTKHMLYFLNYVLPKIDMMNLQFQSEGFRVHKVFKSIRDTYREILSLFVRDDVIHARDLTTIDPTCKRNHRPIMEVHLGGRCYAEMQKVPLGDNQTRFGEDCVKFLVELCVQIRKRFDFSEDSILSMISCLDPEEALSPKGAMSSLVKLALKFPRLIPENDLDKLEDEWRALLYSRDQLSPLAGKTPVAFWSELQQVTRMVLVSRNSQYSAN; via the exons ATGGCGGCTGTTACTATTGACGAAGATTATGGAGATGAGTCAAATGACGAAGATGCAGCAGAAGTCAAGAGGTCATCTAaatcaaaaaaagcaaaaacgtGGCATCTCCATACTTTTTGCGACTCGTGGCTGAAAGTTCCTGAGTTGAGCGGGTGGCTTTCACATGCAAAACGTGACGGTGTTAAGCAGGCAGTTTGTACAGTTTGTAACGATCACTTCAAACACCCCAACAAACATGCTTTATTGAGACACGCATCATCAGATAAACATATAAAAGCTATGAATGCAGCTAAAAGCCGCGTGAATATTGGGACCTTTTTCAAGCCAAAGGAATCTTCAGCCCCAGATATCGAAGAATTGAGAGCAAAGGCCGAGCTACTGATGGTAGGTTTCATGGCAGAGCACCGTACTCCTTTCGCACAAGCTGACCACATGGTTGATATGTTAAAGGCCATGTTCCCTGACAGTGCGATAGCGCAAAACATGAAACTGAAACGCACAAAAGCCTCGTATGTCATGCAGGATGGCGTCGCGTTTGAAGAAAAACATTGCGTTGCCTCTATCTGCCAGAAGCAGTATTTTTCACTGTTAATAGATGAATCTACCGACGTTTCTGTCAGCCAGGTTTTAGCAATCGTTGTACGTTTTTGTCAAGATTCTGCGGTCCACGATGCTTTGCTTGATATCGTAGAAGTCGAGGAAGGAACCGCAGATGCCTTGTACAGAGCAGTGAAGAAACTGCTAAATGACAAAAAACTACCTTTGACCAACCTGGTTGGTTTCGCAGCAGATAATTGCGCGACCATGATGGGATCGGCTAGTGGATTCCAGGCCCAGTTAAAAGCAGACTTGCCCGATGT CTCTAAACGAATGAGAGACTTTGCATTGATACAGGAAGCCGTGAAAGTAGTCAACCACAGGATTCTAAAGATGGCTCAGACAAGATGGCTTTCGCGTGGTATGGTTGTCGCTCGAATATTGGAGCAGTGGGAACCTTTGAAGTTGTTCTTTGAGGCGGAATCACCCACGGACAAGGTCGATGGTGCTGCAAATATATTCAGAGTAATGGTTACCCCTGGCACCAAACACATGCTTTATTTCCTTAATTATGTGCTGCCAAAGATCGATATGATGAATCTCCAGTTTCAATCAGAAGGTTTTCGAGTTCACAAGGTTTTCAAGTCGATCAGGGATACATACAGGGAGATCCTATCATTGTTCGTACGCGATGATGTTATTCACGCCCGTGATCTGACAACCATTGATCCCACATGTAAACGTAACCATCGTCCCATCATGGAAGTTCATCTTGGTGGGCGTTGCTATGCTGAGATGCAGAAAGTACCGCTTGGTGACAACCAGACCCGTTTTGGAGAGGACTGCGTCAAGTTCCTAGTTGAACTGTGCGTCCAGATCCGTAAACGCTTTGACTTCTCAGAGGACAGCATATTGTCCATGATTTCGTGCCTCGACCCAGAAGAAGCATTGTCACCAAAAGGTGCCATGTCCTCCCTGGTAAAACTGGCGCTAAAGTTTCCACGACTGATCCCTGAGAATGATCTGGACAAACTGGAGGATGAGTGGCGAGCTCTTCTGTATTCGCGAGATCAGCTGAGTCCACTTGCCGGAAAGACACCTGTCGCGTTTTGGTCAGAATTGCAGCAGGTGACGCGGATGGTACTGGTGAGCCGAAATTCCCAGTACTCTGCCAATTGA
- the LOC138059514 gene encoding uncharacterized protein, with product MATGELYKHVNDLCNVAGGTSLAAIHRALQKDMNDAKWTWKKLTQPVAEKFSPENLNYCQEFVNYIYTVDPYKLKFFDESGIKLPDVGRPNYRHSLIGTPAVETLNLLCGLDGIIYANTIDGTSNSMTFLNFFEESSNVFFPDGKPPYNYGDHIIMDNAPIHHNRAGEALGEWLDDIGCTLVYLPTYSPEFNPAELVFNKLKTILKRFEFRELLRDNLHVAVYEALKTRTQEHMSGFFRFTGYINL from the coding sequence ATGGCCACGGGTGAACTTTACAAGCATGTGAACGACTTGTGTAACGTTGCTGGTGGGACATCCCTCGCAGCGATACATAGAGCGCTGCAAAAGGACATGAACGATGCAAAATGGACTTGGAAGAAACTTACACAGCCTGTCGCGGAGAAATTTAGTCCTGAAAACCTGAATTACTGCCAAGAATTTGTGAATTACATTTACACAGTCGATCCTTATAAACTTAAATTTTTTGATGAAAGTGGCATAAAGCTACCTGACGTTGGGCGACCAAACTACCGGCACTCGCTTATAGGAACACCAGCCGTTGAAACTCTCAACCTACTCTGTGGGCTTGATGGTATCATTTATGCGAACACGATTGATGGTACAAGTAATTCAATGACCTTTCTGAATTTTTTTGAAGAGTCTAGTAATGTTTTTTTCCCAGACGGCAAGCCACCGTATAATTACGGCGATCACATTATTATGGACAACGCACCAATTCACCATAATCGAGCTGGAGAAGCCCTTGGGGAATGGCTGGATGATATTGGTTGCACTCTTGTTTATTTGCCTACTTATTCACCGGAGTTTAATCCGGCAGAGCTTGTTTTCAATAAACTTAAGACGATTCTGAAACGATTTGAATTCCGAGAACTTTTGCGAGACAATTTACATGTTGCAGTTTACGAAGCTCTCAAAACAAGAACACAGGAGCACATGAGTGGATTCTTTAGGTTCACCGGATATATCAATCTTTAA
- the LOC138059505 gene encoding uncharacterized protein yields the protein MVAGTLDEDSLLHCFEDVISLLNVCEEEQNSISRPLIECVINRLESAAKFVENILPIVNECKGELTEAAGNLRVLFHSWCRKLTERGLKNTPNCTHLAVYLLSPPELTVKGGPGRPKYEIDEETLLHFRALGFKWKDIAELLLVSRWTLWRRVRELGITEETGFTNIGNTDLDDIVGAFMNVQGSLVGYSMVRGHLRSMGINVQRERIRASISRVDPINCRLRWATVVSRRAYSVPGPNSLWHIDGHHSLITWGFVIHGCIDGYSRVICFLKCSTNNRKETVEGLFLQSVEKYSWPSRVRTDHGGENVLVWDRMIAFRGQDRGSALIGSSTRNQRIERLWRDVFRCFGNVFYYTFKSMEESGLLDITNPLHLFVLHYVYLPRINAAIDSFVEAWNKHPIRTERNWSPEQIWSNGMIDRVNGRLTAVADVRSNANVSGDDYEWYGFDPDAPPPPDDGLSTVEVNEVDLNLPDVIISRLTNEINPLEHSSAFAIDIFQGALEFLESLLASHSSQ from the coding sequence ATGGTGGCAGGAACACTGGACGAAGATTCATTATTGCACTGCTTTGAGGATGTCATAAGCTTGTTAAACGTTTGTGAAGAGGAACAAAACAGTATTTCCCGACCATTGATAGAGTGCGTAATCAATCGCTTAGAATCAGCAGcgaaatttgtggaaaacataTTACCCATTGTAAACGAGTGCAAAGGAGAGTTGACTGAGGCTGCTGGAAATTTAAGGGTTTTGTTCCACAGTTGGTGCCGAAAATTGACAGAACGGGGGCTAAAGAATACTCCAAACTGTACTCACTTAGCAGTATATCTGTTAAGTCCACCAGAACTTACTGTAAAAGGAGGACCAGGGAGACCAAAGTACGAGATCGATGAGGAGACTTTGCTACATTTCAGAGCTTTGGGATTTAAGTGGAAAGACATCGCAGAACTTCTTCTCGTTTCGCGTTGGACCCTGTGGCGACGGGTACGAGAGCTCGGTATCACTGAGGAAACTGGCTTTACAAATATCGGAAATACGGATCTTGATGATATTGTGGGAGCTTTCATGAATGTACAAGGAAGCCTAGTAGGTTATTCAATGGTTCGTGGACACTTGAGAAGTATGGGTATCAATGTTCAAAGAGAACGTATTCGAGCCAGTATTTCGCGAGTTGATCCGATCAACTGCCGTTTGAGATGGGCAACAGTGGTATCAAGGAGAGCCTATTCAGTGCCTGGCCCCAACAGTTTATGGCACATTGACGGCCATCACAGTTTGATTACGTGGGGTTTTGTTATCCATGGTTGTATAGATGGCTATTCTCGTGTAATATGTTTTTTAAAGTGTTCtacaaacaacagaaaagaGACCGTTGAAGGTCTTTTTCTACAGAGTGTTGAGAAGTATTCGTGGCCCTCCAGGGTACGAACTGACCATGGAGGAGAAAACGTGCTGGTATGGGATCGCATGATTGCTTTTCGAGGCCAAGATCGTGGATCCGCACTTATTGGATCTTCAACACGTAACCAGAGAATAGAGCGTTTATGGCGAGATGTGTTTCGATGTTTCGGTAATGTGTTTTACTACACTTTCAAATCCATGGAGGAATCAGGTTTGCTTGATATCACCAACCCCctacatttgtttgttttacactATGTTTACTTGCCCAGAATTAACGCTGCAATTGACAGTTTTGTCGAGGCCTGGAACAAGCATCCTATAAGAACTGAAAGAAATTGGAGTCCAGAACAAATCTGGTCCAATGGGATGATAGACAGAGTCAACGGAAGGCTTACTGCAGTGGCTGATGTTAGAAGTAATGCTAACGTCAGTGGTGATGATTATGAATGGTATGGCTTTGACCCTGATGCACCACCACCGCCAGATGATGGCCTGTCCACTGTAGAAGTCAACGAAGTAGATTTAAATTTACCAGATGTCATTATCTCTAGGCTAACAAACGAGATTAATCCACTTGAGCATTCAAGTGCTTTTGCTATAGATATATTCCAGGGGGCACTTGAATTTCTTGAAAGCTTGCTTGCCAGCCATAGTTCTCAATGA
- the LOC138051870 gene encoding uncharacterized protein, which produces MFVQLQPELFSFNKNNYSTSTRNNFIQQQYLFNFSPNYFHSTKIIIQLQPEIISFNNKVPGHSKYRHSTKFPVPSPVKYAVLRIQSPSPHKVLEIKMASEDGAGRDVTEELTQIVRECVRNEIALQRSGSNTSLLMRTRDLIASSARSASREVTNSIAPGIVPSFPATATLGPSSSSSSSQAGQTGKKRPAAATNHPWRLKGKQKKQVRQEFHPKAVYLLDKPDDLDENGFVPDYAVSDDMILLKGYLTGKRKKLEVDEDDLIKDAVAYYKSIQFDSSCPLRITFRGQPAIDSGGVLRHFYSDLFEGLVQGKLLLLFEGEEAHKVPSYQPQAVMSGMFEMVGKMIAHSLVQGGPGFPCLALPCFYYLVTGDVMCAFAYCDVWDIPDPSSRNIVLQVIDVNDDNELRELAKNDEVINLVANCGETSVLQMSAKGKIIQSIVMYEVISKRKMALDQLRNGLTTLGVLDEMSKHPNLFESVFTFKPVKLTPATVKDCLKYSDELSDRAQETKMMMTRFVNQSSSARLMQLMQYCTGSKMMPSVQNFAINVNFHGENYISSSTCTFTLLTPDHFPSYGLFELSLNSAFYLSVNTSNYLNTF; this is translated from the exons atgtttgttCAACTTCAGCCcgaattattttcattcaacaaaaataattattcaacttcaaccagaaataatttcattcaacaacaatatttgttcAACTTCAGCCcgaattattttcattcaacaaaaataattattcaacttcaaccagAAATAATTTCATTCAACAACAAAGTTCCCGGACATTCAAAATATCGtcattcaacaaaattcccCGTCCCGTCCCCAGTTAAATACGCTGTATTACGGATCCAGTCCCCCTCACCGCACAAGGTTCTTGAAATAAAGATGGCGTCGGAAGACGGAGCAGGGCGCGATGTTACGGAAGAATTGACACAAATTGTGAGAGAATGTGTTCGAAATGAGATTGCTCTTCAACGGTCAGGAAGTAATACCTCGTTGTTAATGAGAACTCGCGACCTTATAGCGAGTTCAGCTCGATCCGCAAGCCGAGAGGTGACAAATTCCATCGCCCCGGGTATCGTTCCATCGTTTCCCGCCACTGCCACCCTGGGTccgtcttcttcttcgtcttcttctcaGGCTGGGCAGACGGGAAAAAAGAGGCCTGCAGCCGCAACGAATCATCCATGGCGCCTCAAgggtaaacaaaagaaacaagtcaGGCAAGAGTTCCACCCGAAAGCTGTTTATCTCCTTGACAAGCCCGACGATCTCGATGAAAATGGCTTTGTTCCTGATTACGCAGTTAGCGACGATATGATCCTACTGAAAGGTTACTTgacaggaaaaagaaagaaactagaagttgatgaagatgattTGATTAAAGATGCAGTGGCCTATTACAAGTCCATTCAGTTTGATTCTTCCTGTCCTTTGAGAATTACCTTTCGAGGGCAGCCTGCCATAGACAGTGGTGGAGTGTTGAGACACTTTTATTCTGACTTATTTGAAGGATTAGTACAGGGCAAGCTACTGCTGCTGTTTGAAGGAGAAGAAGCCCACAAAGTGCCAAGCTACCAACCACAGGCTGTTATGAGTGGAATGTTTGAAATGGTTGGAAAAATGATAGCCCACTCACTTGTGCAAGGAGGCCCTGGATTTCCATGTTTGGCCCTGCCATGTTTTTATTACCTTGTGACTGGAGATGTCATGTGTGCATTTGCGTACTGTGATGTTTGGGATATTCCAGATCCATCTTCAAGGAATATAGTCTTGCAG GTAATTGATGTCAATGATGATAATGAGCTGAGAGAGCTAGCCAAGAATGATGAAGTAATTAATCTGGTGGCTAATTGTGGAGAGACAAGTGTTCTACAG aTGTCTGCGAAAGGGAAAATAATACAATCAATAGTTATGTATGAGGTCATTTCAAAACGAAAAATGGCTTTGGATCAGTTGAGAAATGGATTGACGACCCTTGGTGTTCTTGATGAGATGTCTAAGCACCCAAATCTGTTTGAAAGTGTGTTCACCTTTAAACCTGTTAAACTGACACCAGCCACAGTTAAAGATTGCCTCAAGTATTCAGATGAATTAAGTGACCGAGCACAGGAAACCAAGATGATGATGACCAGATTTGTTAACCAGTCATCAAGTGCCAGGTTGATGCAATTAATGCAGTACTGCACTGGAAGCAAGATGATGCCTTCAGTACAGAACTTTGCAATAAATGTAAATTTTCATGGTGAAAATTACATCTCTTCATCAACATGCACCTTTACATTGTTAACGCCTGATCATTTTCCCTCTTATGGTCTGTTTGAGCTTTCTTTGAATTCAGCCTTTTACCTCAGTGTGAACACCAGCAATTACCTTAATACATTTTAG
- the LOC138059497 gene encoding uncharacterized protein: MAIISSSRELSSQEGAIVVRILESLGFIINKEKSVLIPSQKIVFLGFVIDSVAMTVSLLEEKLNKLKEQTLSLWERPQCSIRELAHVVGLIVSSFSAIKPARLYYRDLEVCKLAALSSSGGDYNAIVSLSRLARDSLQWFAFNSHLYNGTRITKPSKVITMTTDASHSGWGVVCDGVPSSGLWSSKEQAMHINWLELSAVLFGLKCFVHSHNCLVKVAQIYGLIRFLGSIIEIIVIAQSFASNKAAGYDNIPMSLIKESIQLISEPLAHIINLSIAHGIVPDQMKIARFARQNPNEVQDGGSFRCSSHSPLVANSTLVPTASPFIGPASYPSASVGRAPNLASGGFSTPSQRCNAPSRMAYIRDNLQVRGISPRAASYVLKSCRPGTEKQYSAAWKCFCCWCDRRQRNPLQADLETVCDFLTEQFEDFNKSYSTINSYRSALSPMLLPIDGYSVGEHPIIARLLKGMFHVRPPEPRYSFTWDVNVLLTFLESWFPLSALELKQLTLKTAALVALVSAQRSQTLSALSIDLMNSTATGTQFVVNSLLKSSRPGKSSLIVSLPAFPENEKLSAHSTLLHYMARTASIRQSLNSSQVFVSYGKPYKVISSATLARWLKAVLSLAGIDTSVFKGHSFRGASTSKAVSLGVPLDVTLKAADWKNAGTFAKFYQRETSSVGQFAQAVLTL; encoded by the exons ATGGCCATTATCAGCTCCTCTCGTGAACTTTCTTCCCAAGAGGGTGCTATTGTTGTTCGAATCCTAGAATCCTTGGGATTCATtatcaacaaagaaaaatcgGTTCTTATTCCCTCACAGAAGATCGTATTTTTGGGATTCGTAATTGACTCAGTGGCTATGACTGTTTCTCTTCTAGAGGAGAAATTGAATAAGTTGAAAGAGCAAACATTGTCCTTGTGGGAGAGACCCCAGTGTTCTATTCGTGAACTAGCGCATGTTGTTGGACTGATCGTTTCCTCTTTTTCCGCCATTAAACCAGCAAGGCTTTATTACCGTGATCTTGAAGTCTGCAAATTAGCAGCTTTGAGTAGCAGTGGTGGAGACTATAATGCTATTGTTTCTTTATCCCGGCTTGCCAGAGATAGTCTACAATGGTTTGCCTTTAACAGTCATTTATATAATGGTACTAGGATTACAAAACCATCCAAAGTGATAACTATGACTACAGATGCATCCCATTCAGGATGGGGTGTGGTCTGTGATGGAGTTCCAAGTAGTGGTCTGTGGTCCTCAAAGGAGCAAGCTATGCATATCAATTGGCTTGAACTTTCTGCAGTTCTTTTCGGtttgaaatgttttgttcaTTCACACAACTGCCTCGTCAAA GTAGCTCAAATTTACGGGCTGATTCGCTTTCTCGGCAGTATAATCGagattattgttattgctcaaTCATTTGCATCCAACAAAGCTGCGGGTTATGATAACATTCCAATGTCCCTCATAAAGGAATCTATCCAATTAATCTCTGAACCTTTGGCTCACATTATTAACTTGTCGATTGCTCATGGCATTGTACCAGATCAAATGAAGATAGCACGG TTTGCCAGGCAGAATCCTAATGAAGTTCAAGATGGAGGAAGTTTCAGATGCTCTAGTCATAGCCCCTTGGTGGCCAACAGCACACTGGTACCCACCGCTTCTCCATTTATTGGTCCAGCGTCCTATCCTTCTGCCTCAGTGGGACGAGCTCCTAACCTTGCCTCAGGAGGATTCTCTACACCCTCTCAAAGATGTAATGCGCCTAGCCGCATGGCATATATCCGGGATAACCTACAGGTCAGAGGAATTTCTCCAAGGGCAGCCAGCTACGTGCTCAAGTCATGCCGTCCGGGGACAGAAAAGCAGTATTCAGCGGCttggaaatgtttttgttgctggTGTGATAGGAGACAGAGAAATCCTCTTCAAGCAGATCTAGAGACAGTTTGCGATTTTCTCACAGAACAATTTGAGGACTTTAATAAGTCATATAGTACAATTAATTCTTACAGATCTGCACTGTCCCCTATGTTATTACCTATAGATGGATATTCTGTGGGCGAACATCCTATTATTGCTCGCTTACTTAAGGGGATGTTCCATGTCCGTCCTCCTGAGCCAAGGTATAGTTTTACCTGGGATGTTAAtgttttgttaactttcttaGAGTCATGGTTTCCTCTTTCGGCCTTAGAACTTAAGCAGTTAACACTTAAAACAGCCGCTTTAGTGGCCTTAGTTTCGGCTCAGAGAAGCCAAACATTGTCGGCATTGAGTATAGATCTTATGAATTCAACTGCCACTGGTACCCAATTTGTAGTCAATAGCCTCTTGAAATCATCCAGACCTGGGAAGTCTTCTTTGATAGTTTCATTGCCAGCTTTTCCCGAGAATGAAAAGCTTTCCGCTCATTCAACTTTGTTACATTATATGGCTAGAACTGCGAGTATAAGACAGTCACTTAATTCTTCCCAAGTTTTCGTTTCGTATGGTAAGCCCTACAAAGTTATTTCATCTGCAACCCTCGCAAGATGGCTTAAAGCTGTTTTGTCGTTGGCAGGAATTGATACGAGTGTTTTTAAGGGTCACAGTTTTAGAGGGGCTTCGACTTCGAAGGCAGTCAGTTTGGGAGTACCCTTAGATGTTACTTTGAAAGCAGCTGACTGGAAAAACGCTGGCACTTTCGCCAAGTTCTATCAAAGAGAAACATCTTCTGTTGGCCAGTTTGCCCAGGCTGTTCTCACACTGTAG
- the LOC138051860 gene encoding uncharacterized protein codes for MPESIASLKRENSNLKDQLSVMADEIAKMKEMLQEQSKKPAATKDETVQSLEFMSKGFDDFERFRVFAGKELKRLSAKLEELAVELNRVSRNIDEFQEYSYQYNVKIVGVPQTSQDESSAITSALCERFFKAMGSAVSIQDIDTAHRVPTRNTGNGGPRPIICRFIGRLSKDNVMNQRRNASRVDPSAVGFSEDVSLSAVRIFDHLTPRMQKVLFEAKRFKEQFHYQYCWSKGSFVYLRKDATSRAIKIKDITDLHHLQDGSQS; via the coding sequence ATGCCTGAGTCTATTGCGAGCCTTAAGAGAGAGAACAGCAATCTTAAGGATCAACTGTCTGTCATGGCGGATGAGATTGCTAAGATGAAGGAGATGCTACAGGAGCAATCAAAGAAACCTGCAGCAACGAAAGATGAAACAGTGCAAAGCTTAGAATTTATGAGTAAAGGATTTGATGATTTTGAGCGATTTAGGGTCTTTGCTGGCAAAGAACTTAAACGCTTAAGTGCTAAGCTTGAAGAGCTTGCTGTTGAACTTAATAGAGTTTCCAGGAATATCGATGAATTTCAAGAGTATAGTTATCAGTACAATGTTAAGATTGTTGGTGTCCCTCAGACGAGTCAAGACGAATCCTCGGCAATTACGAGTGCGCTATGCGAGCGTTTTTTTAAAGCAATGGGATCCGCTGTATCAATCCAAGACATCGATACAGCCCATCGAGTCCCGACAAGAAACACCGGCAATGGCGGTCCGAGGCCAATCATTTGTCGATTCATTGGGCGGTTGTCAAAAGATAATGTTATGAATCAGAGAAGAAATGCAAGTAGAGTTGACCCGTCTGCTGTTGGTTTCTCCGAAGATGTTTCCCTTTCTGCTGTTAGAATTTTTGACCATTTAACGCCAAGAATGCAGAAGGTCTTATTTGAAGCTAAGAGGTTCAAGGAGCAGTTTCACTACCAGTATTGCTGGTCCAAGGGATCGTTTGTGTACCTTCGCAAAGATGCCACGTCTCGAGCCATCAAGATTAAGGATATCACGGACTTGCACCATTTACAGGACGGAAGTCAAAGCTAA